The genomic region TGCATATCAATGGCCGCTGCGTGAAGGTCTTGCGTAGCGCCAATCCCGAAGACATCGATTGGGTGACTCTGAACGTCGACCTGGTGCTGGAGTGCTCCGGTGCCTATCACACCCGCGAGGACGGCCAGCGCTTTCTCGCGGCCGGCGCGCCACGTGTGCTGTTTTCCCAGCCGATGGCCAGCGAGACTGCGGTGGATGCCACCATCGTCTACGGGGTCAACCAGGATTGCCTGACCGGCGACGAACTGCTGGTTTCCAACGCTTCCTGCACCACCAACTGCAGTGTGCCGCTGCTGCGCCTGCTGGATCAGGCCATCGGCCTGGAGCACGTGTCGATCACCACGATCCATTCGGCGATGAACGATCAGCCGGTGATCGACGCCTACCATGCTGAAGACTTGCGGCGTACGCGCTCGGCCTTTCAGTCGATCATTCCGGTGTCGACCGGCCTGGCCCGAGGTATCGAACGCCTGCTGCCGGAACTTGCCGGGCGAATCCAGGCCAAAGCGGTACGGGTGCCGACTGTGAATGTGTCCTGCCTCGATATCACGATGCAGACCGTCAGCGACACCGATGCCGTGGAGGTCAACCGGATCCTGCGCGAGGCCGCCACCAGCGGTCCGCTCAAGGGCCTGCTGGCCTATACCGAGCTGCCCCACGCCAGCTGTGACTTCAATCATGACCCTCATTCGGCAATTGTCGATGCCGGTCAGACCCGCGTTTGTGGCCCCAGGCTGGTGAACGTGCTGGCCTGGTTCGACAACGAATGGGGTTTTGCCAACCGAATGATCGACGTTGCAGGGCATTACCTGAACGTTGTCCACCAAAAACCGTAAACCAGAGATTGCGACCCATGACCGTGTTGAAGATGACCGACCTCGATCTGCAAGGTAAGCGCGTGCTGATCCGCGAAGACCTCAACGTCCCTGTCAAGGACGGTGTTGTCACCAGCGATGCGCGTATCCTGGCTTCGCTGCCGACCATCAAGCTGGCCCTGGAAAAAGGTGCTGCAGTCATGATCTGCTCGCACCTGGGCCGTCCGACCGAAGGCGAGTTCTCGGCCGAGAACAGCCTGCAGCCGGTGGCTGACTATCTGAGCCTCGTCCTGGGCCGCGAAGTGCCGCTGGTGGCCAACTACCTGGACGGCGTCGACGTCAAGGCCGGCGACCTGGTGCTGTTCGAGAACGTGCGCTTCAACAAGGGCGAGAAAAAGAACGCCGACGAGCTGGCCCAGAAATACGCCGCCCTGTGCGACGTGTTCGTGATGGATGCCTTCGGTACCGCTCACCGTGCCGAGGGTTCGACCCATGGCGTGGCCAAGTTCGCCAAGGTCGCGGCTGCGGGCCCGCTGCTGGCGGCCGAGCTGGACGCGCTGGGCAAGGCCCTGGGTGCACCGGCCAAGCCAATGGCGGCGATCGTGGCCGGCTCCAAGGTATCGACCAAGCTCGATGTCCTCAACAGCCTGAGCCAGATCTGCGATCAACTGATCGTCGGCGGCGGCATCGCCAACACCTTCCTGGCCGCTGCCGGTCATCCGGTAGGCAAGTCACTGTACGAGCCAGATCTGCTGGACACCGCCCGCGCCATCGCCGCCAAGGTCAGCGTACCGCTGCCAGTGGACGTGGTGGTTGCCAAGGAATTCGCCGAAAGTGCTGCCGCCACCGTGAAACTGATCGCCGACGTGGCCGCTGACGACATGATCCTCGACATCGGCCCGCAGACCGCTGCGCAGTTCGCCGAACTGCTGAAGTCGTCGAAGACTATCCTGTGGAACGGTCCGGTCGGGGTGTTCGAGTTCGATCAGTTCGGTAACGGCACCCAGGTGCTGGCCCAGGCTATCGCCGAAAGCTCCGCGTTCTCCATCGCCGGTGGCGGTGACACCCTGGCGGCCATCGACAAGTACGGCGTGTCTGCGGATATCTCCTACATTTCTACCGGAGGTGGTGCTTTCCTCGAATTCGTCGAAGGCAAGGTGCTGCCAGCCGTGGAAGTGCTCGAAAGCCGCGCCAAGGCCTGAGCGGGTATTGGCCGTTGAAAGGGAATATTCATAGGATCAAGGCCGTTGCGCTGCTGATCGTTGTTGCCACGCTGGCCGGATGCGCCAGCGAACCCGGCACCCGGCCCGCGGAGCAAGCTCCCGAGCCAGCCGGCAAGGGCTGCCACCAAGCGGACTGGCAGGCGGAAACTGCGCCGGTGTTGAACAAGCGTCTGGGCCCGGATGGCCTGGAAAAATACGAGGCTCCGTCCCCGACTCGGGAACAGGGTTGCCCCTGACGGGTCTGACTTATTACATGCAGCACTGGCGGCCTGGGCCGTCAGTCGAGGAACCGGCATGAAAGGCTTTATTGCCCTCGCTTCACTGGCACTGCTTGGCGGTTGCGCCGCCTTCAACCTGCCGTCGTCGACATCGGCGAAGGACAACTGGACCCGCTGGGTCTGCGACAGCCAGACCGAAGTGTTCTGGCGTTATGCTGATGGCAGCCAGCAGTCGGTCGACGTGCGCATTGGCGGCGCCGATCAGGTGTATCGCCTCAAGCCGGAAGTCGGTGCCGTCGACAGCGGCGTGCTGTACAGCGACAACATGTTGGCGTTTCACAAAAAGGGTGACGAAGGCCTGGTTTACTGGGTTGCCACCAACGATTTGATCGGTCGGGCCTGCAAGGCGCCCTGACCGGTAACAGCTTGATCCGCAATCACTTGAATAGCAGCCGCCGCTCCGGCAGGCTTGCACGATTAACGACCCTCGACCGGGAGAGACACACACAATGGCACTTATCAGCATGCGCCAGATGCTGGACCACGCAGCCGAGTACGGCTACGGCGTTCCGGCCTTCAACGTCAACAACCTTGAGCAGATGCGCGCCATCATGGAAGCCGCTGACAAGACTGACTCCCCGGTGATCGTCCAGGCTTCGGCCG from Pseudomonas asplenii harbors:
- the epd gene encoding erythrose-4-phosphate dehydrogenase; translation: MPQPRPYRVALNGYGRIGRCVLRALFERGDRAGLEIVALNDLADMASVEYLTRFDSTHGRFPGDVRVEDDCLHINGRCVKVLRSANPEDIDWVTLNVDLVLECSGAYHTREDGQRFLAAGAPRVLFSQPMASETAVDATIVYGVNQDCLTGDELLVSNASCTTNCSVPLLRLLDQAIGLEHVSITTIHSAMNDQPVIDAYHAEDLRRTRSAFQSIIPVSTGLARGIERLLPELAGRIQAKAVRVPTVNVSCLDITMQTVSDTDAVEVNRILREAATSGPLKGLLAYTELPHASCDFNHDPHSAIVDAGQTRVCGPRLVNVLAWFDNEWGFANRMIDVAGHYLNVVHQKP
- a CDS encoding phosphoglycerate kinase is translated as MTVLKMTDLDLQGKRVLIREDLNVPVKDGVVTSDARILASLPTIKLALEKGAAVMICSHLGRPTEGEFSAENSLQPVADYLSLVLGREVPLVANYLDGVDVKAGDLVLFENVRFNKGEKKNADELAQKYAALCDVFVMDAFGTAHRAEGSTHGVAKFAKVAAAGPLLAAELDALGKALGAPAKPMAAIVAGSKVSTKLDVLNSLSQICDQLIVGGGIANTFLAAAGHPVGKSLYEPDLLDTARAIAAKVSVPLPVDVVVAKEFAESAAATVKLIADVAADDMILDIGPQTAAQFAELLKSSKTILWNGPVGVFEFDQFGNGTQVLAQAIAESSAFSIAGGGDTLAAIDKYGVSADISYISTGGGAFLEFVEGKVLPAVEVLESRAKA
- a CDS encoding MliC family protein, whose amino-acid sequence is MKGFIALASLALLGGCAAFNLPSSTSAKDNWTRWVCDSQTEVFWRYADGSQQSVDVRIGGADQVYRLKPEVGAVDSGVLYSDNMLAFHKKGDEGLVYWVATNDLIGRACKAP